A single genomic interval of Homo sapiens chromosome 7, GRCh38.p14 Primary Assembly harbors:
- the BRAT1 gene encoding integrator complex assembly factor BRAT1 isoform X1, which produces MDPECAQLLPALCAVLVDPRQPVADDTCLEKLLDWFKTVTEGESSVVLLQEHPCLVELLSHVLKVQDLSSGVLSFSLRLAGTFAAQENCFQYLQQGELLPGLFGEPGPLGRATWAVPTVRSGWIQGLRSLAQHPSALRFLADHGAVDTIFSLQGDSSLFVASAASQLLVHVLALSMRGGAEGQPCLPGGDWPACAQKIMDHVEESLCSAATPKVTQALNVLTTTFGRCQSPWTEALWVRLSPRVACLLERDPIPAAHSFVDLLLCVARSPVFSSSDGSLWETVARALSCLGPTHMGPLALGILKLEHCPQALRTQAFQVLLQPLACVLKATVQAPGPPGLLDGTADDATTVDTLLASKSSCAGLLCRTLAHLEELQPLPQRPSPWPQASLLGATVTVLRLCDGSAAPASSVGGHLCGTLAGCVRVQRAALDFLGTLSQGTGPQELVTQALAVLLECLESPGSSPTASADGAFTQGHRAAAQRASRCSPPYLLQVLKKAFQATLRWLLSSPKTPGCSDLGPLIPQFLRELFPVLQKRLCHPCWEVRDSALEFLTQLSRHWGGQADFRCALLASEVPQLALQLLQDPESYVRASAVTAMGQLSSQGLHAPTSPEHAEARQMGKLRIGGPCAHCAAWEGVRAGCGPRLHVRGQPPSCTGVLLREPRSCHPTNHPHLLPVPQSLFLELLHILSVDSEGFPRRAVMQVFTEWLRDGHADAAQDTEQFVATVLQAASRDLDWEVRAQGLELALVFLGQTLGPPRTHCPYAVALPEVAPAQPLTEALRALCHVGLFDFAFCALFDCDRPVAQKSCDLLLFLRDKIASYSSLREARGSPNTASAEATLPRWRAGEQAQPPGDQEPEAVLAMLRSLDLEGLRSTLAESSDHVEKSPQSLLQDMLATGGFLQGDEADCY; this is translated from the exons ATGGACCCAGAATGCGCCCAGCTGCTCCCGGCTCTCTGTGCTGTTCTGGTAGATCCCAGGCAGCCGGTGGCAGATGACACCTGTTTGGAGAAGCTCCTGGACTGGTTTAAAACGGTCACTGAAGGAG AGTCCAGTGTCGTGCTGCTGCAGGAGCACCCCTGCCTGGTGGAGCTGCTGTCCCATGTGCTGAAAGTCCAGGACCTGAGTTCTGGGGTCCTCTCCTTCTCACTGCGCCTGGCAGGAACCTTCGCAGCCCAGGAAAACTGCTTCCAGTATCTTCAG CAGGGGGAGTTACTACCAGGGCTCTTTGGGGAGCCAGGACCCCTCGGCCGAGCAACCTGGGCCGTCCCCACCGTGCGCAGCGGCTGGATCCAGGGCCTGCGCTCCCTGGCACAGCACCCCAGCGCCCTGCGCTTCCTGGCCGACCATG GTGCGGTCGACACCATCTTCTCCCTGCAGGGAGACTCCAGCCTGTTTGTGGCCTCGGCGGCCAGTCAGCTCCTGGTGCACGTCCTGGCTTTGTCCATGCGAGGTGGAGCCGAGGGGCAGCCCTGCCTGCCGGGGGGTGACTGGCCCGCGTGTGCCCAGAAGATCATGGATCACGTTGAAGAGTCCTTGTGCTCCGCGGCCACCCCCAAGGTCACTCAGGCCCTGAACGTCCTGACCACGACCTTCGGGCGCTGCCAGAGCCCCTGGACGGAAGCCCTGTGGGTGCGGCTGAGTCCCCGCGTGGCCTGTCTGCTGGAGAGAGACCCCATCCCCGCCGCACACTCGTTCGTGGACCTGCTTCTCTGTGTGGCTCG TTCTCCCGTGTTCAGTTCTTCCGACGGCAGCCTGTGGGAGACAGTGGCGCGGGCTCTGAGCTGCCTGGGTCCCACCCACATGGGACCCCTGGCTTTGGGGATCCTGAAGCTCGAGCACTG TCCACAGGCACTGAGGACCCAGGCCTTCCAGGTCCTTCTCCAGCCCCTGGCCTGTGTCCTGAAGGCCACGGTTCAGGCCCCCGGACCCCCAG GCTTGCTGGACGGGACGGCAGACGATGCCACGACGGTGGACACACTCCTGGCCTCCAAGTCGTCCTGCGCCGGCCTCCTGTGCCGCACCCTGGCTCACCTGGAGGAGCTGCAGCCGCTG CCCCAGCGCCCTTCACCGTGGCCCCAGGCGTCTCTACTGGGGGCTACAGTGACTGTCCTGCGGCTCTGTGACGGCTCGGCTGCCCCTGCCTCCAGTGTGGGGGGCCACCTCTGTGGGACCCTGGCGGGCTGCGTCCGGGTCCAGCGAGCAGCCCTCGACTTCCTGGGGACGCTGTCACAGGGGACAG GCCCCCAGGAGCTGGTGACGCAGGCGCTTGCTGTCCTCCTGGAGTGCCTCGAGAGCCCCGGCTCCAGCCCCACG GCCTCTGCGGATGGGGCCTTCACACAGGGCCACAGAGCTGCTGCTCAGAGAGCTTCACGATGCAG CCCACCCTATCTGCTCCAGGTTCTGAAGAAGGCCTTCCAGGCCACGCTCAGGTGGCTCCTGAGCTCACCCAAGACCCCCGGCTGCTCTGATCTCGGCCCCCTCATCCCGCAGTTCCTCAGAG AGCTGTTCCCTGTGCTGCAGAAACGCCTGTgccacccctgctgggaggtgagggACTCCGCCCTCGAGTTCCTGACCCAGCTGAGCAGGCACTGGGGAG GACAGGCTGACTTCAGATGCGCACTCTTGGCTTCAGAGGTGCCTCAGCTGGCCCTGCAGCTCCTCCAGGACCCTGAGAGTTATGTCCGAGCGAGTGCAGTGACCGCCATGGGGCAGCTGTCCAGCCAGGGCCTGCACGCCCCCACCAGCCCTGAGCATGCAGAGGCCCGGCAG atgggtaaactgaggatTGGAGGGCCGTGTGCTCACTGCGCAGCATGGGAAGGTGTCAGAGCGGGCTGTGGCCCTAGACTGCATGTCCGGGGCCAGCCCCCATCATGTACCGGAGTCCTGTTGCGGGAGCCTCGCTCCTGCCACCCCACCAACCATCCGCACTTGCTCCCTGTCCCCCAGAGCCTGTTCCTGGAGCTCCTGCACATCCTCTCCGTAGACTCGGAGGGCTTCCCACGGCGGGCGGTCATGCAAGTCTTCACTGAGTGGCTGCGGGACGGCCACGCCGACGCGGCCCAGGACACGGAGCAGTTCGTGGCCACTGTGCTGCAGGCGGCGAGCCGAGACCTGGACTGGGAGGTCCGCGCCCAGGGCCTGGAGCTGGCCCTCGTGTTCCTGGGCCAGACTTTGGGGCCGCCGCGTACCCACTGCCCCTATGCCGTGGCCCTACCCGAGGTGGCCCCAGCCCAGCCACTCACCGAGGCACTGAGGGCTCTCTGCCACGTGGGGCTCTTTGACTTCGCCTTTTGTGCCTTGTTTGACTGCGACCGCCCTGTGGCGCAGAAGTCTTGTGACCTCCTTCTCTTCCTGAGGGACAAGATTGCTTCCTACAGCAGCCTGCGGGAGGCCAGGGGCAGCCCCAACACTGCCTCCGCAGAGGCCACCCTGCCGAGGTGGCGGGCGGGTGAGCAGGCCCAGCCCCCAGGGGACCAGGAGCCTGAGGCTGTGCTGGCCATGCTCAGGTCCCTAGACCTGGAGGGCCTGCGGAGCACGCTGGCCGAGAGCAGCGACCACGTGGAAAAGAGTCCCCAGTCCCTCCTGCAGGACATGCTGGCCACGGGAGGCTTCCTGCAGGGGGACGAGGCCGACTGCTACTGA
- the BRAT1 gene encoding integrator complex assembly factor BRAT1 isoform 2 (isoform 2 is encoded by transcript variant 2): MDPECAQLLPALCAVLVDPRQPVADDTCLEKLLDWFKTVTEGESSVVLLQEHPCLVELLSHVLKVQDLSSGVLSFSLRLAGTFAAQENCFQYLQQGELLPGLFGEPGPLGRATWAVPTVRSGWIQGLRSLAQHPSALRFLADHGAVDTIFSLQGDSSLFVASAASQLLVHVLALSMRGGAEGQPCLPGGDWPACAQKIMDHVEESLCSAATPKVTQALNVLTTTFGRCQSPWTEALWVRLSPRVACLLERDPIPAAHSFVDLLLCVARSPVFSSSDGSLWETVARALSCLGPTHMGPLALGILKLEHCPQALRTQAFQVLLQPLACVLKATVQAPGPPGLLDGTADDATTVDTLLASKSSCAGLLCRTLAHLEELQPLPQRPSPWPQASLLGATVTVLRLCDGSAAPASSVGGHLCGTLAGCVRVQRAALDFLGTLSQGTGPQELVTQALAVLLECLESPGSSPTVLKKAFQATLRWLLSSPKTPGCSDLGPLIPQFLRELFPVLQKRLCHPCWEVRDSALEFLTQLSRHWGGQADFRCALLASEVPQLALQLLQDPESYVRASAVTAMGQLSSQGLHAPTSPEHAEARQSLFLELLHILSVDSEGFPRRAVMQVFTEWLRDGHADAAQDTEQFVATVLQAASRDLDWEVRAQGLELALVFLGQTLGPPRTHCPYAVALPEVAPAQPLTEALRALCHVGLFDFAFCALFDCDRPVAQKSCDLLLFLRDKIASYSSLREARGSPNTASAEATLPRWRAGEQAQPPGDQEPEAVLAMLRSLDLEGLRSTLAESSDHVEKSPQSLLQDMLATGGFLQGDEADCY; the protein is encoded by the exons ATGGACCCAGAATGCGCCCAGCTGCTCCCGGCTCTCTGTGCTGTTCTGGTAGATCCCAGGCAGCCGGTGGCAGATGACACCTGTTTGGAGAAGCTCCTGGACTGGTTTAAAACGGTCACTGAAGGAG AGTCCAGTGTCGTGCTGCTGCAGGAGCACCCCTGCCTGGTGGAGCTGCTGTCCCATGTGCTGAAAGTCCAGGACCTGAGTTCTGGGGTCCTCTCCTTCTCACTGCGCCTGGCAGGAACCTTCGCAGCCCAGGAAAACTGCTTCCAGTATCTTCAG CAGGGGGAGTTACTACCAGGGCTCTTTGGGGAGCCAGGACCCCTCGGCCGAGCAACCTGGGCCGTCCCCACCGTGCGCAGCGGCTGGATCCAGGGCCTGCGCTCCCTGGCACAGCACCCCAGCGCCCTGCGCTTCCTGGCCGACCATG GTGCGGTCGACACCATCTTCTCCCTGCAGGGAGACTCCAGCCTGTTTGTGGCCTCGGCGGCCAGTCAGCTCCTGGTGCACGTCCTGGCTTTGTCCATGCGAGGTGGAGCCGAGGGGCAGCCCTGCCTGCCGGGGGGTGACTGGCCCGCGTGTGCCCAGAAGATCATGGATCACGTTGAAGAGTCCTTGTGCTCCGCGGCCACCCCCAAGGTCACTCAGGCCCTGAACGTCCTGACCACGACCTTCGGGCGCTGCCAGAGCCCCTGGACGGAAGCCCTGTGGGTGCGGCTGAGTCCCCGCGTGGCCTGTCTGCTGGAGAGAGACCCCATCCCCGCCGCACACTCGTTCGTGGACCTGCTTCTCTGTGTGGCTCG TTCTCCCGTGTTCAGTTCTTCCGACGGCAGCCTGTGGGAGACAGTGGCGCGGGCTCTGAGCTGCCTGGGTCCCACCCACATGGGACCCCTGGCTTTGGGGATCCTGAAGCTCGAGCACTG TCCACAGGCACTGAGGACCCAGGCCTTCCAGGTCCTTCTCCAGCCCCTGGCCTGTGTCCTGAAGGCCACGGTTCAGGCCCCCGGACCCCCAG GCTTGCTGGACGGGACGGCAGACGATGCCACGACGGTGGACACACTCCTGGCCTCCAAGTCGTCCTGCGCCGGCCTCCTGTGCCGCACCCTGGCTCACCTGGAGGAGCTGCAGCCGCTG CCCCAGCGCCCTTCACCGTGGCCCCAGGCGTCTCTACTGGGGGCTACAGTGACTGTCCTGCGGCTCTGTGACGGCTCGGCTGCCCCTGCCTCCAGTGTGGGGGGCCACCTCTGTGGGACCCTGGCGGGCTGCGTCCGGGTCCAGCGAGCAGCCCTCGACTTCCTGGGGACGCTGTCACAGGGGACAG GCCCCCAGGAGCTGGTGACGCAGGCGCTTGCTGTCCTCCTGGAGTGCCTCGAGAGCCCCGGCTCCAGCCCCACG GTTCTGAAGAAGGCCTTCCAGGCCACGCTCAGGTGGCTCCTGAGCTCACCCAAGACCCCCGGCTGCTCTGATCTCGGCCCCCTCATCCCGCAGTTCCTCAGAG AGCTGTTCCCTGTGCTGCAGAAACGCCTGTgccacccctgctgggaggtgagggACTCCGCCCTCGAGTTCCTGACCCAGCTGAGCAGGCACTGGGGAG GACAGGCTGACTTCAGATGCGCACTCTTGGCTTCAGAGGTGCCTCAGCTGGCCCTGCAGCTCCTCCAGGACCCTGAGAGTTATGTCCGAGCGAGTGCAGTGACCGCCATGGGGCAGCTGTCCAGCCAGGGCCTGCACGCCCCCACCAGCCCTGAGCATGCAGAGGCCCGGCAG AGCCTGTTCCTGGAGCTCCTGCACATCCTCTCCGTAGACTCGGAGGGCTTCCCACGGCGGGCGGTCATGCAAGTCTTCACTGAGTGGCTGCGGGACGGCCACGCCGACGCGGCCCAGGACACGGAGCAGTTCGTGGCCACTGTGCTGCAGGCGGCGAGCCGAGACCTGGACTGGGAGGTCCGCGCCCAGGGCCTGGAGCTGGCCCTCGTGTTCCTGGGCCAGACTTTGGGGCCGCCGCGTACCCACTGCCCCTATGCCGTGGCCCTACCCGAGGTGGCCCCAGCCCAGCCACTCACCGAGGCACTGAGGGCTCTCTGCCACGTGGGGCTCTTTGACTTCGCCTTTTGTGCCTTGTTTGACTGCGACCGCCCTGTGGCGCAGAAGTCTTGTGACCTCCTTCTCTTCCTGAGGGACAAGATTGCTTCCTACAGCAGCCTGCGGGAGGCCAGGGGCAGCCCCAACACTGCCTCCGCAGAGGCCACCCTGCCGAGGTGGCGGGCGGGTGAGCAGGCCCAGCCCCCAGGGGACCAGGAGCCTGAGGCTGTGCTGGCCATGCTCAGGTCCCTAGACCTGGAGGGCCTGCGGAGCACGCTGGCCGAGAGCAGCGACCACGTGGAAAAGAGTCCCCAGTCCCTCCTGCAGGACATGCTGGCCACGGGAGGCTTCCTGCAGGGGGACGAGGCCGACTGCTACTGA
- the BRAT1 gene encoding integrator complex assembly factor BRAT1 isoform 1 (isoform 1 is encoded by transcript variant 1), giving the protein MDPECAQLLPALCAVLVDPRQPVADDTCLEKLLDWFKTVTEGESSVVLLQEHPCLVELLSHVLKVQDLSSGVLSFSLRLAGTFAAQENCFQYLQQGELLPGLFGEPGPLGRATWAVPTVRSGWIQGLRSLAQHPSALRFLADHGAVDTIFSLQGDSSLFVASAASQLLVHVLALSMRGGAEGQPCLPGGDWPACAQKIMDHVEESLCSAATPKVTQALNVLTTTFGRCQSPWTEALWVRLSPRVACLLERDPIPAAHSFVDLLLCVARSPVFSSSDGSLWETVARALSCLGPTHMGPLALGILKLEHCPQALRTQAFQVLLQPLACVLKATVQAPGPPGLLDGTADDATTVDTLLASKSSCAGLLCRTLAHLEELQPLPQRPSPWPQASLLGATVTVLRLCDGSAAPASSVGGHLCGTLAGCVRVQRAALDFLGTLSQGTGPQELVTQALAVLLECLESPGSSPTVLKKAFQATLRWLLSSPKTPGCSDLGPLIPQFLRELFPVLQKRLCHPCWEVRDSALEFLTQLSRHWGGQADFRCALLASEVPQLALQLLQDPESYVRASAVTAMGQLSSQGLHAPTSPEHAEARQMGKLRIGGPCAHCAAWEGVRAGCGPRLHVRGQPPSCTGVLLREPRSCHPTNHPHLLPVPQSLFLELLHILSVDSEGFPRRAVMQVFTEWLRDGHADAAQDTEQFVATVLQAASRDLDWEVRAQGLELALVFLGQTLGPPRTHCPYAVALPEVAPAQPLTEALRALCHVGLFDFAFCALFDCDRPVAQKSCDLLLFLRDKIASYSSLREARGSPNTASAEATLPRWRAGEQAQPPGDQEPEAVLAMLRSLDLEGLRSTLAESSDHVEKSPQSLLQDMLATGGFLQGDEADCY; this is encoded by the exons ATGGACCCAGAATGCGCCCAGCTGCTCCCGGCTCTCTGTGCTGTTCTGGTAGATCCCAGGCAGCCGGTGGCAGATGACACCTGTTTGGAGAAGCTCCTGGACTGGTTTAAAACGGTCACTGAAGGAG AGTCCAGTGTCGTGCTGCTGCAGGAGCACCCCTGCCTGGTGGAGCTGCTGTCCCATGTGCTGAAAGTCCAGGACCTGAGTTCTGGGGTCCTCTCCTTCTCACTGCGCCTGGCAGGAACCTTCGCAGCCCAGGAAAACTGCTTCCAGTATCTTCAG CAGGGGGAGTTACTACCAGGGCTCTTTGGGGAGCCAGGACCCCTCGGCCGAGCAACCTGGGCCGTCCCCACCGTGCGCAGCGGCTGGATCCAGGGCCTGCGCTCCCTGGCACAGCACCCCAGCGCCCTGCGCTTCCTGGCCGACCATG GTGCGGTCGACACCATCTTCTCCCTGCAGGGAGACTCCAGCCTGTTTGTGGCCTCGGCGGCCAGTCAGCTCCTGGTGCACGTCCTGGCTTTGTCCATGCGAGGTGGAGCCGAGGGGCAGCCCTGCCTGCCGGGGGGTGACTGGCCCGCGTGTGCCCAGAAGATCATGGATCACGTTGAAGAGTCCTTGTGCTCCGCGGCCACCCCCAAGGTCACTCAGGCCCTGAACGTCCTGACCACGACCTTCGGGCGCTGCCAGAGCCCCTGGACGGAAGCCCTGTGGGTGCGGCTGAGTCCCCGCGTGGCCTGTCTGCTGGAGAGAGACCCCATCCCCGCCGCACACTCGTTCGTGGACCTGCTTCTCTGTGTGGCTCG TTCTCCCGTGTTCAGTTCTTCCGACGGCAGCCTGTGGGAGACAGTGGCGCGGGCTCTGAGCTGCCTGGGTCCCACCCACATGGGACCCCTGGCTTTGGGGATCCTGAAGCTCGAGCACTG TCCACAGGCACTGAGGACCCAGGCCTTCCAGGTCCTTCTCCAGCCCCTGGCCTGTGTCCTGAAGGCCACGGTTCAGGCCCCCGGACCCCCAG GCTTGCTGGACGGGACGGCAGACGATGCCACGACGGTGGACACACTCCTGGCCTCCAAGTCGTCCTGCGCCGGCCTCCTGTGCCGCACCCTGGCTCACCTGGAGGAGCTGCAGCCGCTG CCCCAGCGCCCTTCACCGTGGCCCCAGGCGTCTCTACTGGGGGCTACAGTGACTGTCCTGCGGCTCTGTGACGGCTCGGCTGCCCCTGCCTCCAGTGTGGGGGGCCACCTCTGTGGGACCCTGGCGGGCTGCGTCCGGGTCCAGCGAGCAGCCCTCGACTTCCTGGGGACGCTGTCACAGGGGACAG GCCCCCAGGAGCTGGTGACGCAGGCGCTTGCTGTCCTCCTGGAGTGCCTCGAGAGCCCCGGCTCCAGCCCCACG GTTCTGAAGAAGGCCTTCCAGGCCACGCTCAGGTGGCTCCTGAGCTCACCCAAGACCCCCGGCTGCTCTGATCTCGGCCCCCTCATCCCGCAGTTCCTCAGAG AGCTGTTCCCTGTGCTGCAGAAACGCCTGTgccacccctgctgggaggtgagggACTCCGCCCTCGAGTTCCTGACCCAGCTGAGCAGGCACTGGGGAG GACAGGCTGACTTCAGATGCGCACTCTTGGCTTCAGAGGTGCCTCAGCTGGCCCTGCAGCTCCTCCAGGACCCTGAGAGTTATGTCCGAGCGAGTGCAGTGACCGCCATGGGGCAGCTGTCCAGCCAGGGCCTGCACGCCCCCACCAGCCCTGAGCATGCAGAGGCCCGGCAG atgggtaaactgaggatTGGAGGGCCGTGTGCTCACTGCGCAGCATGGGAAGGTGTCAGAGCGGGCTGTGGCCCTAGACTGCATGTCCGGGGCCAGCCCCCATCATGTACCGGAGTCCTGTTGCGGGAGCCTCGCTCCTGCCACCCCACCAACCATCCGCACTTGCTCCCTGTCCCCCAGAGCCTGTTCCTGGAGCTCCTGCACATCCTCTCCGTAGACTCGGAGGGCTTCCCACGGCGGGCGGTCATGCAAGTCTTCACTGAGTGGCTGCGGGACGGCCACGCCGACGCGGCCCAGGACACGGAGCAGTTCGTGGCCACTGTGCTGCAGGCGGCGAGCCGAGACCTGGACTGGGAGGTCCGCGCCCAGGGCCTGGAGCTGGCCCTCGTGTTCCTGGGCCAGACTTTGGGGCCGCCGCGTACCCACTGCCCCTATGCCGTGGCCCTACCCGAGGTGGCCCCAGCCCAGCCACTCACCGAGGCACTGAGGGCTCTCTGCCACGTGGGGCTCTTTGACTTCGCCTTTTGTGCCTTGTTTGACTGCGACCGCCCTGTGGCGCAGAAGTCTTGTGACCTCCTTCTCTTCCTGAGGGACAAGATTGCTTCCTACAGCAGCCTGCGGGAGGCCAGGGGCAGCCCCAACACTGCCTCCGCAGAGGCCACCCTGCCGAGGTGGCGGGCGGGTGAGCAGGCCCAGCCCCCAGGGGACCAGGAGCCTGAGGCTGTGCTGGCCATGCTCAGGTCCCTAGACCTGGAGGGCCTGCGGAGCACGCTGGCCGAGAGCAGCGACCACGTGGAAAAGAGTCCCCAGTCCCTCCTGCAGGACATGCTGGCCACGGGAGGCTTCCTGCAGGGGGACGAGGCCGACTGCTACTGA
- the BRAT1 gene encoding integrator complex assembly factor BRAT1 isoform X3 — MDPECAQLLPALCAVLVDPRQPVADDTCLEKLLDWFKTVTEGESSVVLLQEHPCLVELLSHVLKVQDLSSGVLSFSLRLAGTFAAQENCFQYLQGELLPGLFGEPGPLGRATWAVPTVRSGWIQGLRSLAQHPSALRFLADHGAVDTIFSLQGDSSLFVASAASQLLVHVLALSMRGGAEGQPCLPGGDWPACAQKIMDHVEESLCSAATPKVTQALNVLTTTFGRCQSPWTEALWVRLSPRVACLLERDPIPAAHSFVDLLLCVARSPVFSSSDGSLWETVARALSCLGPTHMGPLALGILKLEHCPQALRTQAFQVLLQPLACVLKATVQAPGPPGLLDGTADDATTVDTLLASKSSCAGLLCRTLAHLEELQPLPQRPSPWPQASLLGATVTVLRLCDGSAAPASSVGGHLCGTLAGCVRVQRAALDFLGTLSQGTGPQELVTQALAVLLECLESPGSSPTVLKKAFQATLRWLLSSPKTPGCSDLGPLIPQFLRELFPVLQKRLCHPCWEVRDSALEFLTQLSRHWGGQADFRCALLASEVPQLALQLLQDPESYVRASAVTAMGQLSSQGLHAPTSPEHAEARQMGKLRIGGPCAHCAAWEGVRAGCGPRLHVRGQPPSCTGVLLREPRSCHPTNHPHLLPVPQSLFLELLHILSVDSEGFPRRAVMQVFTEWLRDGHADAAQDTEQFVATVLQAASRDLDWEVRAQGLELALVFLGQTLGPPRTHCPYAVALPEVAPAQPLTEALRALCHVGLFDFAFCALFDCDRPVAQKSCDLLLFLRDKIASYSSLREARGSPNTASAEATLPRWRAGEQAQPPGDQEPEAVLAMLRSLDLEGLRSTLAESSDHVEKSPQSLLQDMLATGGFLQGDEADCY; from the exons ATGGACCCAGAATGCGCCCAGCTGCTCCCGGCTCTCTGTGCTGTTCTGGTAGATCCCAGGCAGCCGGTGGCAGATGACACCTGTTTGGAGAAGCTCCTGGACTGGTTTAAAACGGTCACTGAAGGAG AGTCCAGTGTCGTGCTGCTGCAGGAGCACCCCTGCCTGGTGGAGCTGCTGTCCCATGTGCTGAAAGTCCAGGACCTGAGTTCTGGGGTCCTCTCCTTCTCACTGCGCCTGGCAGGAACCTTCGCAGCCCAGGAAAACTGCTTCCAGTATCTTCAG GGGGAGTTACTACCAGGGCTCTTTGGGGAGCCAGGACCCCTCGGCCGAGCAACCTGGGCCGTCCCCACCGTGCGCAGCGGCTGGATCCAGGGCCTGCGCTCCCTGGCACAGCACCCCAGCGCCCTGCGCTTCCTGGCCGACCATG GTGCGGTCGACACCATCTTCTCCCTGCAGGGAGACTCCAGCCTGTTTGTGGCCTCGGCGGCCAGTCAGCTCCTGGTGCACGTCCTGGCTTTGTCCATGCGAGGTGGAGCCGAGGGGCAGCCCTGCCTGCCGGGGGGTGACTGGCCCGCGTGTGCCCAGAAGATCATGGATCACGTTGAAGAGTCCTTGTGCTCCGCGGCCACCCCCAAGGTCACTCAGGCCCTGAACGTCCTGACCACGACCTTCGGGCGCTGCCAGAGCCCCTGGACGGAAGCCCTGTGGGTGCGGCTGAGTCCCCGCGTGGCCTGTCTGCTGGAGAGAGACCCCATCCCCGCCGCACACTCGTTCGTGGACCTGCTTCTCTGTGTGGCTCG TTCTCCCGTGTTCAGTTCTTCCGACGGCAGCCTGTGGGAGACAGTGGCGCGGGCTCTGAGCTGCCTGGGTCCCACCCACATGGGACCCCTGGCTTTGGGGATCCTGAAGCTCGAGCACTG TCCACAGGCACTGAGGACCCAGGCCTTCCAGGTCCTTCTCCAGCCCCTGGCCTGTGTCCTGAAGGCCACGGTTCAGGCCCCCGGACCCCCAG GCTTGCTGGACGGGACGGCAGACGATGCCACGACGGTGGACACACTCCTGGCCTCCAAGTCGTCCTGCGCCGGCCTCCTGTGCCGCACCCTGGCTCACCTGGAGGAGCTGCAGCCGCTG CCCCAGCGCCCTTCACCGTGGCCCCAGGCGTCTCTACTGGGGGCTACAGTGACTGTCCTGCGGCTCTGTGACGGCTCGGCTGCCCCTGCCTCCAGTGTGGGGGGCCACCTCTGTGGGACCCTGGCGGGCTGCGTCCGGGTCCAGCGAGCAGCCCTCGACTTCCTGGGGACGCTGTCACAGGGGACAG GCCCCCAGGAGCTGGTGACGCAGGCGCTTGCTGTCCTCCTGGAGTGCCTCGAGAGCCCCGGCTCCAGCCCCACG GTTCTGAAGAAGGCCTTCCAGGCCACGCTCAGGTGGCTCCTGAGCTCACCCAAGACCCCCGGCTGCTCTGATCTCGGCCCCCTCATCCCGCAGTTCCTCAGAG AGCTGTTCCCTGTGCTGCAGAAACGCCTGTgccacccctgctgggaggtgagggACTCCGCCCTCGAGTTCCTGACCCAGCTGAGCAGGCACTGGGGAG GACAGGCTGACTTCAGATGCGCACTCTTGGCTTCAGAGGTGCCTCAGCTGGCCCTGCAGCTCCTCCAGGACCCTGAGAGTTATGTCCGAGCGAGTGCAGTGACCGCCATGGGGCAGCTGTCCAGCCAGGGCCTGCACGCCCCCACCAGCCCTGAGCATGCAGAGGCCCGGCAG atgggtaaactgaggatTGGAGGGCCGTGTGCTCACTGCGCAGCATGGGAAGGTGTCAGAGCGGGCTGTGGCCCTAGACTGCATGTCCGGGGCCAGCCCCCATCATGTACCGGAGTCCTGTTGCGGGAGCCTCGCTCCTGCCACCCCACCAACCATCCGCACTTGCTCCCTGTCCCCCAGAGCCTGTTCCTGGAGCTCCTGCACATCCTCTCCGTAGACTCGGAGGGCTTCCCACGGCGGGCGGTCATGCAAGTCTTCACTGAGTGGCTGCGGGACGGCCACGCCGACGCGGCCCAGGACACGGAGCAGTTCGTGGCCACTGTGCTGCAGGCGGCGAGCCGAGACCTGGACTGGGAGGTCCGCGCCCAGGGCCTGGAGCTGGCCCTCGTGTTCCTGGGCCAGACTTTGGGGCCGCCGCGTACCCACTGCCCCTATGCCGTGGCCCTACCCGAGGTGGCCCCAGCCCAGCCACTCACCGAGGCACTGAGGGCTCTCTGCCACGTGGGGCTCTTTGACTTCGCCTTTTGTGCCTTGTTTGACTGCGACCGCCCTGTGGCGCAGAAGTCTTGTGACCTCCTTCTCTTCCTGAGGGACAAGATTGCTTCCTACAGCAGCCTGCGGGAGGCCAGGGGCAGCCCCAACACTGCCTCCGCAGAGGCCACCCTGCCGAGGTGGCGGGCGGGTGAGCAGGCCCAGCCCCCAGGGGACCAGGAGCCTGAGGCTGTGCTGGCCATGCTCAGGTCCCTAGACCTGGAGGGCCTGCGGAGCACGCTGGCCGAGAGCAGCGACCACGTGGAAAAGAGTCCCCAGTCCCTCCTGCAGGACATGCTGGCCACGGGAGGCTTCCTGCAGGGGGACGAGGCCGACTGCTACTGA